The Penaeus chinensis breed Huanghai No. 1 chromosome 36, ASM1920278v2, whole genome shotgun sequence genome includes a region encoding these proteins:
- the LOC125045152 gene encoding condensin-2 complex subunit H2-like isoform X1 translates to MRQTSPSQDLEARFSVFLNPIRDLTKNWEVDIAKYLEEYLEELAEVQITFDGGETMMNFAEAAMLIQGSATVYSKKVEFLWQMVLQMLDLLSSRRSVEMGGPAGKDLGGGAGGKSILDASIEFQSVDNIREGRNINMREEDELEEDDDYRHKNFKRGMAVYNVGSAQQPRYIWISREKRRFMPATPLHLVEKEGEKSQYRINLLMKNSEMFGTKDDFRINRSYVTPMGMLCLEVPAEILREAANVLFVSPTVPEPQKENAEAGERLTEPESDKEIPVTPLDPPAAELFPPVPDVPLGPVEAEADDDVGIDADDGAVDLDDDLGPAIQEEEQPMEVEKEGEEKKDKSKDQENINNNLTVIDLPNGRYGLRRRGGQEKEVVAKLKLTDTWKPQDPHAVTPAKRPIRAGRLRKPLPCTCHRTTPSRSRPKKAKNKENKENTEDAEKKVEKSLPSIETFVTNGIVDTSSKNRKVPLELQEEAESEAAKRLELSKKKRVKELLKEGIAADPEEAAQKVLEENQEKQRIEKELDDPVDCDGVADLDFDDLPAPPMFLPEPHDGTRDVEGGSGNKRLNESQFDEPGSDYEALVQKWVADYITTAQGQVNSSELARRVNKWRDNITPKLNEEEERKTFDIHSYGSQVLSYFPENGRKQTVPFSQIAQNHDSKEVSRLFLSCLMLANTYNIELSEEEPGDFAMDCLHLTLLSRVRHHEELEEYAAPSQASPSRRKGRTKGKSATEDDLDVYPGDPSPICADITQKTLGDNFQISSKQSKKGKVKTKR, encoded by the exons ATGCGACAAACGTCCCCATCCCAGGATTTGGAGGCCCGCTTCTCCGTCTTCCTCAACCCCATTCGTGACCTGACCAAAAACTGGGAAGTGGACATAGCAAAG TATCTAGAGGAGTATCTTGAGGAACTGGCAGAAGTACAAATTACTTTCGATGGAGGGGAAACGATGATGAACTTTGCTGAGGCGGCCATGTTGATTCAGGGCTCAGCCACAGTGTACAGCAAAAAG GTGGAGTTCCTCTGGCAGATGGTGCTGCAAATGTTGGACCTGCTCTCCAGTCGGCGGAGTGTGGAGATGGGTGGTCCAGCAGGGAAAGAcctagggggaggggcaggaggcaaGTCCATTCTTGATGCGAGCATTGAGTTTCAGTCCGTGGATAACATCAGGGAGGGACGGAATATCAACATGCGTGAGGAGGACGAACTGGAGGAAGATGACGACTATCGCCATAAAAACTTCAA AAGAGGGATGGCTGTGTATAACGTGGGCTCAGCTCAGCAACCCAGGTATATTTGGATCAGTCGAGAGAAGCGAAG ATTCATGCCGGCCACTCCCCTTCACCtggtggagaaggaaggtgaaAAGTCCCAGTACCGTATCAACCTGCTGATGAAGAATAGCGAGATGTTTGGCACTAAAGATGACTTCAGAATCAACCGGTCATATGTCACGCCCATGGGTATGCTGTGCCTCGAGGTGCCGGCCGAGATCCTGCGCGAGGCAGCCAACGTCCTCTTTGTCTCCCCGACTGTCCCTGAG CCTCAAAAGGAAAATGCAGAGGCAGGGGAGAGGCTCACAGAACCTGAGAGCGACAAGGAAATCCCAGTCACCCCATTGGATCCCCCTGCAGCTGAGCTTTTCCCACCCGTGCCTGACGTGCCTCTGGGACCCGTGGAAGCAGAAGCAG ATGATGATGTCGGCATTGATGCAGATGACGGGGCAGTGGACTTGGACGACGACCTGGGACCGGCCATACAGGAGGAAGAGCAGCCcatggaggtggagaaagagggagaagagaagaaggacaagagtaAAGATCAggagaacatcaacaacaacttgACAGTCATTGACCTCCCCAATGGAAG GTATGGGCTAAGACGGCGAGGAGGGCAGGAGAAGGAAGTTGTTGCAAAGTTAAAGTTAACAGACACCTGGAAGCCACAAGACCCCCATGCAGTGACCCCTGCCAAGCGGCCTATAAGAGCAGGGCGCCTGCGGAAGCCCCTGCCTTGCACCTGTCACCGGACTACCCCA TCCCGATCTCGTCCAAAGAAGGCAAAGAacaaagagaataaggagaacaCAGAAGATGctgagaagaaggtggagaagagtcTTCCATCCATTGAGACCTTTGTCACAAATGGCATAGTGGATACATCCAGCAAAAACAGGAAG GTACCTCTGGAGCTGCAGGAGGAGGCGGAGTCAGAGGCTGCGAAGAGGCTAGAGttgagcaagaagaagagagtgaaggagctGCTGAAGGAGGGCATTGCAGCTGACCCAGAAGAGGCAGCCCAGAAGGTGTTGGAGGAAAACCAGGAGAAGCAGAGAATAGAGAAGGAGCTGGATGACCCTGTCGACTGTGATGGAGTAGCTGACTTAG aTTTCGATGATCTTCCTGCACCTCCCATGTTCCTCCCTGAACCCCATGATGGCACGAGAGACGTTGAAGGGGGTAGTGGAAATAAGAGATTGAACGAGAGTCAGTTTGATGAGCCAGGGAGCGACTATGAAGCCCTTGTGCAAAAGTGGGTTGCTGATTACATCACTACTGCCCAG ggtCAAGTGAATTCCTCAGAACTTGCAAGAAGAGTTAACAAATGGAGAGACAATATCACCCCTAaattaaatgaagaagaagagagaaaaacatttgACATACATAGCTATGGATCACAG gtgCTAAGTTATTTCCCAGAAAATGGACGGAAGCAAACGGTGCCATTTAGTCAGATTGCCCAGAATCATGACTCAAAGGAAGTTTCTCGCCTGTTTCTTTCATGTTTGATGCTG GCGAATACCTACAACATCGAGCTGAGCGAAGAGGAGCCAGGAGACTTTGCCATGGACTGTCTGCACCTGACTCTCCTGTCTCGAGTGAGGCATCATGAGGAGCTGGAGGAATACGCAGCCCCTTCCCAAGCCTCCCCTTCCAG GCGAAAGGGACGAACCAAAGGCAAATCAGCAACAGAGGATGACCTTGACGTGTACCCTGGTGACCCTTCTCCCATCTGTGCTGACATAACTCAGAAAACTTTAGGTGACAACTTCCAAATCAGTTCCAAACAGTCAAAGAAGGGTAAAGTGAAAACGAAGAGATGA
- the LOC125045152 gene encoding condensin-2 complex subunit H2-like isoform X2, whose protein sequence is MRQTSPSQDLEARFSVFLNPIRDLTKNWEVDIAKYLEEYLEELAEVQITFDGGETMMNFAEAAMLIQGSATVYSKKVEFLWQMVLQMLDLLSSRRSVEMGGPAGKDLGGGAGGKSILDASIEFQSVDNIREGRNINMREEDELEEDDDYRHKNFKFMPATPLHLVEKEGEKSQYRINLLMKNSEMFGTKDDFRINRSYVTPMGMLCLEVPAEILREAANVLFVSPTVPEPQKENAEAGERLTEPESDKEIPVTPLDPPAAELFPPVPDVPLGPVEAEADDDVGIDADDGAVDLDDDLGPAIQEEEQPMEVEKEGEEKKDKSKDQENINNNLTVIDLPNGRYGLRRRGGQEKEVVAKLKLTDTWKPQDPHAVTPAKRPIRAGRLRKPLPCTCHRTTPSRSRPKKAKNKENKENTEDAEKKVEKSLPSIETFVTNGIVDTSSKNRKVPLELQEEAESEAAKRLELSKKKRVKELLKEGIAADPEEAAQKVLEENQEKQRIEKELDDPVDCDGVADLDFDDLPAPPMFLPEPHDGTRDVEGGSGNKRLNESQFDEPGSDYEALVQKWVADYITTAQGQVNSSELARRVNKWRDNITPKLNEEEERKTFDIHSYGSQVLSYFPENGRKQTVPFSQIAQNHDSKEVSRLFLSCLMLANTYNIELSEEEPGDFAMDCLHLTLLSRVRHHEELEEYAAPSQASPSRRKGRTKGKSATEDDLDVYPGDPSPICADITQKTLGDNFQISSKQSKKGKVKTKR, encoded by the exons ATGCGACAAACGTCCCCATCCCAGGATTTGGAGGCCCGCTTCTCCGTCTTCCTCAACCCCATTCGTGACCTGACCAAAAACTGGGAAGTGGACATAGCAAAG TATCTAGAGGAGTATCTTGAGGAACTGGCAGAAGTACAAATTACTTTCGATGGAGGGGAAACGATGATGAACTTTGCTGAGGCGGCCATGTTGATTCAGGGCTCAGCCACAGTGTACAGCAAAAAG GTGGAGTTCCTCTGGCAGATGGTGCTGCAAATGTTGGACCTGCTCTCCAGTCGGCGGAGTGTGGAGATGGGTGGTCCAGCAGGGAAAGAcctagggggaggggcaggaggcaaGTCCATTCTTGATGCGAGCATTGAGTTTCAGTCCGTGGATAACATCAGGGAGGGACGGAATATCAACATGCGTGAGGAGGACGAACTGGAGGAAGATGACGACTATCGCCATAAAAACTTCAA ATTCATGCCGGCCACTCCCCTTCACCtggtggagaaggaaggtgaaAAGTCCCAGTACCGTATCAACCTGCTGATGAAGAATAGCGAGATGTTTGGCACTAAAGATGACTTCAGAATCAACCGGTCATATGTCACGCCCATGGGTATGCTGTGCCTCGAGGTGCCGGCCGAGATCCTGCGCGAGGCAGCCAACGTCCTCTTTGTCTCCCCGACTGTCCCTGAG CCTCAAAAGGAAAATGCAGAGGCAGGGGAGAGGCTCACAGAACCTGAGAGCGACAAGGAAATCCCAGTCACCCCATTGGATCCCCCTGCAGCTGAGCTTTTCCCACCCGTGCCTGACGTGCCTCTGGGACCCGTGGAAGCAGAAGCAG ATGATGATGTCGGCATTGATGCAGATGACGGGGCAGTGGACTTGGACGACGACCTGGGACCGGCCATACAGGAGGAAGAGCAGCCcatggaggtggagaaagagggagaagagaagaaggacaagagtaAAGATCAggagaacatcaacaacaacttgACAGTCATTGACCTCCCCAATGGAAG GTATGGGCTAAGACGGCGAGGAGGGCAGGAGAAGGAAGTTGTTGCAAAGTTAAAGTTAACAGACACCTGGAAGCCACAAGACCCCCATGCAGTGACCCCTGCCAAGCGGCCTATAAGAGCAGGGCGCCTGCGGAAGCCCCTGCCTTGCACCTGTCACCGGACTACCCCA TCCCGATCTCGTCCAAAGAAGGCAAAGAacaaagagaataaggagaacaCAGAAGATGctgagaagaaggtggagaagagtcTTCCATCCATTGAGACCTTTGTCACAAATGGCATAGTGGATACATCCAGCAAAAACAGGAAG GTACCTCTGGAGCTGCAGGAGGAGGCGGAGTCAGAGGCTGCGAAGAGGCTAGAGttgagcaagaagaagagagtgaaggagctGCTGAAGGAGGGCATTGCAGCTGACCCAGAAGAGGCAGCCCAGAAGGTGTTGGAGGAAAACCAGGAGAAGCAGAGAATAGAGAAGGAGCTGGATGACCCTGTCGACTGTGATGGAGTAGCTGACTTAG aTTTCGATGATCTTCCTGCACCTCCCATGTTCCTCCCTGAACCCCATGATGGCACGAGAGACGTTGAAGGGGGTAGTGGAAATAAGAGATTGAACGAGAGTCAGTTTGATGAGCCAGGGAGCGACTATGAAGCCCTTGTGCAAAAGTGGGTTGCTGATTACATCACTACTGCCCAG ggtCAAGTGAATTCCTCAGAACTTGCAAGAAGAGTTAACAAATGGAGAGACAATATCACCCCTAaattaaatgaagaagaagagagaaaaacatttgACATACATAGCTATGGATCACAG gtgCTAAGTTATTTCCCAGAAAATGGACGGAAGCAAACGGTGCCATTTAGTCAGATTGCCCAGAATCATGACTCAAAGGAAGTTTCTCGCCTGTTTCTTTCATGTTTGATGCTG GCGAATACCTACAACATCGAGCTGAGCGAAGAGGAGCCAGGAGACTTTGCCATGGACTGTCTGCACCTGACTCTCCTGTCTCGAGTGAGGCATCATGAGGAGCTGGAGGAATACGCAGCCCCTTCCCAAGCCTCCCCTTCCAG GCGAAAGGGACGAACCAAAGGCAAATCAGCAACAGAGGATGACCTTGACGTGTACCCTGGTGACCCTTCTCCCATCTGTGCTGACATAACTCAGAAAACTTTAGGTGACAACTTCCAAATCAGTTCCAAACAGTCAAAGAAGGGTAAAGTGAAAACGAAGAGATGA